The Gimesia sp. region CTGCTGATGCAGTGTCTGTGCAACTCGACCAATTTGTGGAGAACCCGTTACGAGCTGAATCGATTCTGCATAACCATTGGCAGATCGGTCCAGCTTGAGAACGGTTGATTTGAGGACAGCAGCTTTCTTCCGTGATGCCTCGAAAACCAGTTCGTTATTCTGTTTGTCCAGACCGATACGGAAATCGACCTGAGCAGAGATCACATCCAGGCTTTGACTGTCCTGATCACGATTCAATGTCTGCTGGCGTGATTCAAATACAACAATACCAGGCAACCCCCGGGGACCTTCCCCCTGCAGTTCTGCCTGTGTTTCAAATGCATGATAAAACAGTCTGAGAATGTCGGTGCTATGAACAGTACGGGGATGGACACTGAAAAGAACTTTTGCATTTTCTGCGCTCGGTTGCAGTTGACGGGCACTGTTCTCAAATGCCGGTGGTTCTACAGCAGCGGCGATATCAGCTTGTCTAGTTGCTGGAACTGAGGATTGTGCTCTTTCCTGATGTGATACACGCTCAACCTCTGATTGTTTCTGCTGAGGCTGGTCTGATTCATTTTCTGCTGACTGAATTGTCGGACGAATATACCTGGCCTTGGTCGATCGGAGATCCAGGACGACAATAAATTTATCTTTCTGTAACAGACGGAAACCTTTGGGTTCCAGATCCCGGTTCAAAATCTGAAACGTTTCTTCGAGGGTATGTGGCCGTTTATCTCTGCGGGAGAAGAATCCTTTGGGAACAACGTCCATCACGAGTGTCAGTCCGCTTTGTTCGGCGACTTTATGAAGCACCTGATCCCAGGTGGACTGCAGATGGTTCAGGGTGATATTCGCAACATCTTCGCTGTTTTGCGTTTCATCCAGTTCCTCTACGGGCAGTTCTGATACGGGAACACTCTTTGAAGTAACCACAGCTGCTTTTGCCGACTGATCAGACGATGCATTAGAGGGTTTACGCAGGCGGTTCCATAATCCCGGTTTGCTGTCAGCGTATGCTGCGAGAGAGGGACCGCACAGCACAAGAATCGCTAACAGACAACGCAGATGTCTGGAAATATTTCTGACTATTCTATTGTAAGAAAACAAGGGGGCACCCCATTAGAATCAGAAGTGAACGAGAGGAATTAAAGGTCGGGAAAGTGGACGCATCTCGAGCGAGATCATCTCCGACAGAATCCCTACAATCGTTATTATCGGTAAAGTTTAACATTCACATTGAACAAAGGTTTTGATTTTGCCAAGAAAGTCGGTGTTTTTAAACCGGACATCTATCGCGTTAAGCGCAGATTTATCAGTAACTTACAACGCCACTCGGAATACAGGCGCAGGAAGAAATACATTGCTGGCGAATACCGACAGGCAAAATAGGACATCTTGGATTGATAAAAGGAGAGGTAAGTCTACGTAGATAGGATGGTTTTGTTTTTACAAATGCCACATGAGAGAGAGGGGATGTGGCGCTAATTTAACACGGGAACCGAGGCCAGGTTTCGCAGAGATCTGAAATTTTCTCCCAGAGAGAGCATCCAGGGCTTTCCGTCTATTTCCAGAACGATGTGTTGATCAGTGATCGTTTTCACAACCGCATGTAAATCTGCAACTTCGATTGAATCCCCCTCTTTGACTTCTCGTTTTTCATTGGTAGCGCGATTGCGGATCCAGGCGATTCGACGGCCGTCCAGTTCGATACTGCCTGTTAAAAATGTAAAAAATGCATCATCCAACGTGACCTTGACTGTCAGCTTCTGTGTGCTGGACGCAGACGGTATCCCGGAATCGGTAACTTTGACTGTCACAGGGTATTCTTTCATTTCTGTCGCAACGGACGGCGTCCAGGTCAACTCACCTGTCTGAGCATTGATCTGCATACCCTCGGGAGCACCTGACTCTAATTCGAACGTCAGTCTCTGAGCAGGTTGATCCGAGTCGGTCGCTTTTACCTGGAGCGTTAAGGGGCGCGTCTGGTATGCCGTCACAGTAGTTACCGATTCCAGTTGAGGGGCGGTATTTTTTTCCAGAAACTCGATCTCGAACGTTCTCTCAACTTTCTGATCGCCTTGAGTGGCAGTGATAGTCACGGGAAACGTTCCGGTCTTCTGTTCTGTTGCCGGTGCCCATTGCAGTTTTCCAGCCTGGGCCACAATGCCGGGTAAATCTGATTTGACTGAAATCTTCGGTGCTGACTGTGAGGGATTGATCCCTGCAAGAGGCAGGGACAGATCCAGGGAGCTACCTCTGATCAGAGTCTGTTTCCCAATATCGCGGAGTTCCAGTTGATAGACCTTATCAGGAACCGGTTTGGCGAAAGGACTGTTATCAGCGATCTTCTGATAGTCATACAATGCCTGCAGGTATTCCGGCACCTGAGTTACAGCCGCTCCTTTGTTATGCGAGGCTGGTCTGGTATCAAGCACACCACGCTGGACAGTCCACTCTGTTGAACTACGACTGCTCACATTCAGAATTTCGTTATCAATTTTGATCAGGAAGCTCTCGCCAGAGGGGAAATAGCGATCCGACAGAACCTTGAGCAGTTGAGCATCCTGGGTCAGAGGCTGTTGCAGCTTCGTACTTCCTTCTGCTGTCTGATTCATGGGAGCCAGTTCGACCGGAGTCCCTGCATCGTAGCGCGCCGGTACCGTTTGGCTGGCACCACGGGTAACTGTCCAGTTATCACCCTTGATCGCATTCACTGTCAGGAATTCCTGATTAATCCGCACGCGGAACGGCGTTTCGTTCGGGAATTCCTCAGCCCCATTCAGCTTCAGACTGGTTGCATCAAAATTCAGACTCTCAGACAGCCTGGTACGCGGAAACAGCTGTTCGCGCGGCCTGGCTTTACTCAGCGCCAGCCCTTCCGCGGTTAACTTCAATTCGAGTTGATCTGCTTTTGCTGTCCCGGTGCTGTCCAATTCCAGATTGATGATGTTCTGACGTAAATCTGTCTGGTAGAAGTGCAGCAGAAACTGAGCGAGCTGAGCGTAGGTTGCAGTCCCTTCCAGCGACACCTGAATCGCAATATAGGTTTTTCCTTCTCGAATCCGCCGCCCGGGTGAGAGTTTCAGATTGGTAATACCCGAGAGTTCCGCTAGATCGCTCAACCATTCGAGGTAAAGACGCTGCGCGTCATGCTCGTCTGGAGGGAGACTATGCGCCACCCAGTCACCCAGTTGTCGGGCAGAGCGGAGCAGTTCCAGTTCTTTGTTCTCCTTCTGATCGATCTGTTGATTCAATACCTTAAGTTGATTCTGCCGTGTCTGAACCGGTTCGATGAAGGTGCTGTTAATCACAGGCATCCCGAGCCAGACCAGAATGATGGTCCCAAAAATCGCAGCCAGTATTTTTTCTCGTTTCTGCATAACTTTTTACATTCAACACTAATCAAGATCGTGGCAGCTCAGACAGTTAATAACTGCTGGCATTATTTTTTTATTTCCGTTGCCGTCTTTGCTGAAGGTGTTTCTTGAGACGGCAGGCGTTCTGCATCAATTTCAAAGGGAACCGGATAATCGGTATCGCTCGTCAGATTATTGCTTCGTTTGGGATGGACCCGGTAATTATTGTATGAGAGCTGCTGATTCAGATCTCTCACATCCAGATCGTCTTTGGCATTGCCAGTCGTACGCAGCCGGCTCAATGACTGGCCGCTGGAACGACTCACAGAGAGCTCACTCAAATAGATCCGGTCTGTTCCCGGTAATACGCGTTCCAGTTCCTGAAATACTTTTAAGGTCGGAGAATTCGATTTCTCCCATTCTTCGATCACAGCCACCGACTCCAGGGTGGGCTGGCCCCGCTTGAGCAGTTCATCGAGATCGCGCTGTACCTTTTGCCGCTCTGCAATTTCTTCATCCAGTTCTGAGACCCGCTGATGTGTGAGGAAAAACGCCGTCAATACGATCAACGCCAGTCCACCAACTCCCAGAGCAATCTGCAGTTTTCTGCGGTCTGGCTTTTCTTCGGCTTTATGGGGATGCAGAAAATCAACTGTTTCAAGACGTTTGTGCTGCCGAGCATAGACGAGTCCCAGCGGGCCTGACACAGTTCCAGGTAAAGGAGAGGTCTCTGAATTCTCCGCAGTCGTAACGGACACCAACGGATTCAAAACTTCAACCGGACACAGATACTGTTCCTGTAGATCCTGAATGAGTGGCTGCAGATGGGATTCATCTCCGATCAGAGTAATGGAACCGATATCCTGGCCAGCCAGTTGGGCACTACGTGCCATGAGAAAACGTTTCAGTTCGGTCTGGATTGTCTGATTCGAAATATTTCCGTCTGCTATCGGAACCGGTACGGAGTTGGTAAACAGTAACCGTCGCGACTGGATCAATGACATTTCCAGATAATCGTCAGTCGAATTTAGAATCAATGTCGGCGATTCCAGATCTCCCGTTGTCGTATGGGCAACCCATTCCGCAGCACTGACGGAGCTGAGTCCGGTGGAAACGACTTCCAACCCCATCGACTGAAATGTTTTCAGAGCTTTGTCGTGTAAGTCTTTCCCGATACTGACAACAAGAACTTCGCGGGTGGTCTTACCTTCCTGAACCGGCATCAGCAGGTAATCGAGCATTAGTTGTCCCAGAGGGACAGAAGATTTTGTAGCAGTCTGGAACCGGACGATTTCCGGAATTTCATCTAGAGGAACATCGGGAATTTCGATCAGGCGAACCGTGGATTCGTGACGGGGAAACGAAATCAGGACCTGCTTCGCGGAGACTCCCAGACGGTGGAGTTCATTCTTAAGCCAGCTACCGGCAGAGACCGGATCCTGCGCAGGACGATGTTGATCAGGCCAGGTAATTTCAAAGGTACGTTTGATGGAGACCGAGGTCACACCGACATGCGCTTCGATTCCAGTCAGCTTCGATTTGTCCCAGTTGATTGCCAGATAATCTGCCATAATAAAATTCTCAATAAACGAGTTCAAACAGGCTGAATTCGACTGCCGGTTTGTCTGGTACTCAGCAATTATTGATCCGGTGACATTCCCTGTACGGTCGAAAGATCATAGCCTGCACCGAGATTACTTAAATCACGAACATAGGTAATACGTGGCGGAATAAAAGTTCCATCAATAATGGCTTCCATGCGGGTCATCTGTCCGGACTGACCGAAATAACCCAGCGCCTGCACGCGAAAGACATCACCGCCACTACAGATATAGGGGGCCAGTTTTCGTAACTGTTCTATTGTCGTGAGACCTTCAATCACAAGCCATCCCGTTGTCTGTCGTGCCTGGCTGATTTCTGTGGCAGGGGCTCCGTTTGTAGCAGTCATTTGGGAACTTACGATCGCATTAGCCAGCGTTTCATCCATTTCGGGAATTCCCAACAGAGTTTCCAGGCGGGCTTCACTGATCTGAATTCGTCCCTCAATGTACTGATTCTTTGTGGTCGTCAACATGTCATGGAGAATCGGGAGACTGGTCGTCATGCTGGCCGCATCTGCAGGCCAGGGACTGGTCAGTGTTGTCTTGGTTCCATCGATTTCGATTTCAACTTCTGATCCCACCAGATCATAAATGGAATTGATTGTGAATGCGGCTCCGGCGGACAGGTCCATGCCCCCGCGGGTGACCGTCACTCCCTCTTCCGAAAACATTGCTTTGGCCAGACCGGTCGCCAGTTCAT contains the following coding sequences:
- a CDS encoding cadherin repeat domain-containing protein — translated: MQKREKILAAIFGTIILVWLGMPVINSTFIEPVQTRQNQLKVLNQQIDQKENKELELLRSARQLGDWVAHSLPPDEHDAQRLYLEWLSDLAELSGITNLKLSPGRRIREGKTYIAIQVSLEGTATYAQLAQFLLHFYQTDLRQNIINLELDSTGTAKADQLELKLTAEGLALSKARPREQLFPRTRLSESLNFDATSLKLNGAEEFPNETPFRVRINQEFLTVNAIKGDNWTVTRGASQTVPARYDAGTPVELAPMNQTAEGSTKLQQPLTQDAQLLKVLSDRYFPSGESFLIKIDNEILNVSSRSSTEWTVQRGVLDTRPASHNKGAAVTQVPEYLQALYDYQKIADNSPFAKPVPDKVYQLELRDIGKQTLIRGSSLDLSLPLAGINPSQSAPKISVKSDLPGIVAQAGKLQWAPATEQKTGTFPVTITATQGDQKVERTFEIEFLEKNTAPQLESVTTVTAYQTRPLTLQVKATDSDQPAQRLTFELESGAPEGMQINAQTGELTWTPSVATEMKEYPVTVKVTDSGIPSASSTQKLTVKVTLDDAFFTFLTGSIELDGRRIAWIRNRATNEKREVKEGDSIEVADLHAVVKTITDQHIVLEIDGKPWMLSLGENFRSLRNLASVPVLN